Proteins from a single region of Scleropages formosus chromosome 22, fSclFor1.1, whole genome shotgun sequence:
- the ccdc120b gene encoding coiled-coil domain-containing protein 120 isoform X1 → MATSLNHSSINEYNCKVSYKLTGTTGRSHSMEVKGRLITAMGLPAPEPQSCRDSKQQAARLLELQERKRSLQSLLESRLAELRRVCLLEAEMTGELPSEFPLEAGERPPLVRTIMGKAHSVAMQNSKEEEEVSQRMPKKGLFSGALLRQKEPEQHHSHSKRMVHRGCHTDEVVKTESTPVLNTMGQDNGESSPSSTQNHLSPSRPRPAQGSPDKRLGRKPSPVEIYYEMRNRRSSVASSASPSHSLPRSTSNMEGRSVPATPLLSRTAITGIHWRSEVLGGPTAEQSSDSFDFPQLVPLQDGSSPGSFDRGGCPGSGTQARRSNSSEALLDRSAFPEDGGRRTGMPPRGGPYKSSETLTDGRLRYVLRGSPERHPGEPPGEQGRMRSSVGGRAGGGGYNAVLMDYIWGKQQKIQVHQYPLWQHPSTTGGNSKIQTEGHPSPISSATILTQFPDPPPSQSPTGPPAHSPLMLRSKLGEFRRVTVTRTKSCGPFFPPQPLGAILLPGHPEPPHGTAVSASSSAATLYPYQPEQTAAPLACRPSHFPNPGPEDSARNLHKALALEGLRDWYLRNALGYAAPSSKEPEAGLHRRPHHPLHSSHPHPLTHQPQSVQGDHPYLHFHTPQMTLSASFHGHPLHSSRSMELSLYHDLAVKDSSADSPAPGTLV, encoded by the exons ATGGCCACAAGTCTGAACCACAGCAGCATTAATGAGTATAACTGCAAA GTGAGCTACAAGTTGACTGGTACGACTGGGCGATCGCACTCGATGGAGGTGAAAGGCCGGCTGATTACTGCCATGGGTCTTCCAGCTCCAG AGCCTCAGAGCTGTCGGGATAGCAAGCAGCAGGCGGCTCGTCTCCTGGAGCTGCAGGAGAGAAAGCGGAGCCTTCAGTCTTTGCTGGAGAGTCGGCTGGCGGAGCTCAGACGGGTTTGCCTGCTGGAAGCG GAAATGACTGGAGAGCTTCCCAGTGAGTTCCCCTTGGAGGCCGGAGAAAGACCCCCCCTTGTGCGGACAATAATGGGAAAAGCTCACTCTGTTGCCATGCAGAATTCTAAGGAAGAG GAGGAGGTCAGTCAGAGGATGCCGAAGAAAGGACTTTTCAGTGGCGCCCTCCTCAGGCAAAAAGAGCCGGAGCAACACCACTCACACAGCAAGAGGATGGTCCACCGTGGCTGTCACACAG ATGAAGTGGTGAAGACAGAGAGCACCCCTGTTTTGAACACCATGGGCCAGGACAACG GGGAATCCTCCCCAAGCAGCACCCAGAACCACCTCTCCCCCTCTCGCCCCCGCCCAGCCCAGGGGAGCCCCGACAAGCGGCTCGGTAGGAAGCCGTCCCCCGTGGAGATCTACTATGAAATGAGAAACCGGCGCAGTTCGGTGGCCAGCTCAGCCAG TCCGAGTCACTCCCTTCCGCGAAGTACGTCCAACATGGAGGGCCGGAGCGTCCCAGCCACGCCGCTGCTGTCACGGACCGCGATAACCGGCATCCACTGGAG GTCTGAAGTGCTCGGTGGACCTACAGCAGAGCAGAGTTCAGACAGCTTTGATTTCCCACAGCTGGTGCCACTGCAGGACGGGTCCTCGCCAGGTTCCTTTGACCGTGGTGGATGCCCTGGTTCCGGCACACAGGCACGCCGCAGCAACAGCTCAGAGGCCCTGCTGGACCGGTCAGCCTTTCCTGAGGATGGTGGACGTCGCACCGGAATGCCCCCCAGAGGCGGGCCGTACAAGAGTTCCGAGACACTGACGGATGGACGGCTGCGCTACGTGCTCCGAGGAAGCCCTGAAAGACACCCTGGCGAGCCTCCTGGGGAGCAGGGCAGGATGCGCTCATCGGTAGGAGGCCGTGCAGGCGGAGGGGGTTACAATGCGGTCCTCATGGACTACATCTGGGGCAAACAGCAGAAGATACAAGTGCATCAATATCCGCTGTGGCAGCACCCGTCCACGACTGGTGGGAACAGCAAAATCCAGACCGAGGGGCATCCCTCTCCAATCTCATCTGCCACCATATTGACCCAGTTTCCTGATCCACCCCCCTCTCAGAGTcccactggaccccctgctcACAGTCCACTGATGCTCCGGAGCAAGCTGGGTGAGTTTcgcagggtcacagtgacccGGACCAAATCCTGTGGACCATTCTTCCCTCCGCAGCCACTGGGGGCTATTTTGCTCCCTGGGCATCCTGAGCCCCCCCATGGCACAGCCGTCTCAGCCAGCTCCTCAGCGGCCACCCTGTACCCCTACCAGCCCGAGCAGACTGCTGCCCCGCTGGCTTGCCGACCCTCTCACTTTCCGAACCCGGGCCCGGAGGACTCAGCACGCAACCTGCACAAGGCCCTGGCTTTGGAAGGCCTCAGGGACTGGTACCTGAGGAATGCTCTGGGCTACGCAGCACCATCCTCTAAGGAGCCAGAGGCTGGTCTTCACCGTCGCCCTCATCACCCCCTGCACAgctcacacccccaccccctgacaCACCAGCCCCAGTCCGTCCAGGGCGACCATCCTTACCTTCACTTCCACACCCCACAGATGACACTGTCAGCGAGCTTCCACGGTCACCCGCTGCACAGCAG taGGTCTATGGAGCTCTCTCTCTACCACGACCTGGCTGTGAAAGACTCGAGCGCTGACTCGCCTGCTCCAGGGACCTtggtctga
- the ccdc120b gene encoding coiled-coil domain-containing protein 120 isoform X2 — MATSLNHSSINEYNCKVSYKLTGTTGRSHSMEVKGRLITAMGLPAPEPQSCRDSKQQAARLLELQERKRSLQSLLESRLAELRRVCLLEAEMTGELPSEFPLEAGERPPLVRTIMGKAHSVAMQNSKEEEEVSQRMPKKGLFSGALLRQKEPEQHHSHSKRMVHRGCHTDEVVKTESTPVLNTMGQDNGESSPSSTQNHLSPSRPRPAQGSPDKRLGRKPSPVEIYYEMRNRRSSVASSASPSHSLPRSTSNMEGRSVPATPLLSRTAITGIHWRSEVLGGPTAEQSSDSFDFPQLVPLQDGSSPGSFDRGGCPGSGTQARRSNSSEALLDRSAFPEDGGRRTGMPPRGGPYKSSETLTDGRLRYVLRGSPERHPGEPPGEQGRMRSSVGGRAGGGGYNAVLMDYIWGKQQKIQVHQYPLWQHPSTTGGNSKIQTEGHPSPISSATILTQFPDPPPSQSPTGPPAHSPLMLRSKLGEFRRVTVTRTKSCGPFFPPQPLGAILLPGHPEPPHGTAVSASSSAATLYPYQPEQTAAPLACRPSHFPNPGPEDSARNLHKALALEGLRDWYLRNALGYAAPSSKEPEAGLHRRPHHPLHSSHPHPLTHQPQSVQGDHPYLHFHTPQMTLSASFHGHPLHSRSMELSLYHDLAVKDSSADSPAPGTLV; from the exons ATGGCCACAAGTCTGAACCACAGCAGCATTAATGAGTATAACTGCAAA GTGAGCTACAAGTTGACTGGTACGACTGGGCGATCGCACTCGATGGAGGTGAAAGGCCGGCTGATTACTGCCATGGGTCTTCCAGCTCCAG AGCCTCAGAGCTGTCGGGATAGCAAGCAGCAGGCGGCTCGTCTCCTGGAGCTGCAGGAGAGAAAGCGGAGCCTTCAGTCTTTGCTGGAGAGTCGGCTGGCGGAGCTCAGACGGGTTTGCCTGCTGGAAGCG GAAATGACTGGAGAGCTTCCCAGTGAGTTCCCCTTGGAGGCCGGAGAAAGACCCCCCCTTGTGCGGACAATAATGGGAAAAGCTCACTCTGTTGCCATGCAGAATTCTAAGGAAGAG GAGGAGGTCAGTCAGAGGATGCCGAAGAAAGGACTTTTCAGTGGCGCCCTCCTCAGGCAAAAAGAGCCGGAGCAACACCACTCACACAGCAAGAGGATGGTCCACCGTGGCTGTCACACAG ATGAAGTGGTGAAGACAGAGAGCACCCCTGTTTTGAACACCATGGGCCAGGACAACG GGGAATCCTCCCCAAGCAGCACCCAGAACCACCTCTCCCCCTCTCGCCCCCGCCCAGCCCAGGGGAGCCCCGACAAGCGGCTCGGTAGGAAGCCGTCCCCCGTGGAGATCTACTATGAAATGAGAAACCGGCGCAGTTCGGTGGCCAGCTCAGCCAG TCCGAGTCACTCCCTTCCGCGAAGTACGTCCAACATGGAGGGCCGGAGCGTCCCAGCCACGCCGCTGCTGTCACGGACCGCGATAACCGGCATCCACTGGAG GTCTGAAGTGCTCGGTGGACCTACAGCAGAGCAGAGTTCAGACAGCTTTGATTTCCCACAGCTGGTGCCACTGCAGGACGGGTCCTCGCCAGGTTCCTTTGACCGTGGTGGATGCCCTGGTTCCGGCACACAGGCACGCCGCAGCAACAGCTCAGAGGCCCTGCTGGACCGGTCAGCCTTTCCTGAGGATGGTGGACGTCGCACCGGAATGCCCCCCAGAGGCGGGCCGTACAAGAGTTCCGAGACACTGACGGATGGACGGCTGCGCTACGTGCTCCGAGGAAGCCCTGAAAGACACCCTGGCGAGCCTCCTGGGGAGCAGGGCAGGATGCGCTCATCGGTAGGAGGCCGTGCAGGCGGAGGGGGTTACAATGCGGTCCTCATGGACTACATCTGGGGCAAACAGCAGAAGATACAAGTGCATCAATATCCGCTGTGGCAGCACCCGTCCACGACTGGTGGGAACAGCAAAATCCAGACCGAGGGGCATCCCTCTCCAATCTCATCTGCCACCATATTGACCCAGTTTCCTGATCCACCCCCCTCTCAGAGTcccactggaccccctgctcACAGTCCACTGATGCTCCGGAGCAAGCTGGGTGAGTTTcgcagggtcacagtgacccGGACCAAATCCTGTGGACCATTCTTCCCTCCGCAGCCACTGGGGGCTATTTTGCTCCCTGGGCATCCTGAGCCCCCCCATGGCACAGCCGTCTCAGCCAGCTCCTCAGCGGCCACCCTGTACCCCTACCAGCCCGAGCAGACTGCTGCCCCGCTGGCTTGCCGACCCTCTCACTTTCCGAACCCGGGCCCGGAGGACTCAGCACGCAACCTGCACAAGGCCCTGGCTTTGGAAGGCCTCAGGGACTGGTACCTGAGGAATGCTCTGGGCTACGCAGCACCATCCTCTAAGGAGCCAGAGGCTGGTCTTCACCGTCGCCCTCATCACCCCCTGCACAgctcacacccccaccccctgacaCACCAGCCCCAGTCCGTCCAGGGCGACCATCCTTACCTTCACTTCCACACCCCACAGATGACACTGTCAGCGAGCTTCCACGGTCACCCGCTGCACAGCAG GTCTATGGAGCTCTCTCTCTACCACGACCTGGCTGTGAAAGACTCGAGCGCTGACTCGCCTGCTCCAGGGACCTtggtctga
- the ccdc120b gene encoding coiled-coil domain-containing protein 120 isoform X3 — translation MATSLNHSSINEYNCKVSYKLTGTTGRSHSMEVKGRLITAMGLPAPEPQSCRDSKQQAARLLELQERKRSLQSLLESRLAELRRVCLLEAEMTGELPSEFPLEAGERPPLVRTIMGKAHSVAMQNSKEEEEVSQRMPKKGLFSGALLRQKEPEQHHSHSKRMVHRGCHTDEVVKTESTPVLNTMGQDNAQGSPDKRLGRKPSPVEIYYEMRNRRSSVASSASPSHSLPRSTSNMEGRSVPATPLLSRTAITGIHWRSEVLGGPTAEQSSDSFDFPQLVPLQDGSSPGSFDRGGCPGSGTQARRSNSSEALLDRSAFPEDGGRRTGMPPRGGPYKSSETLTDGRLRYVLRGSPERHPGEPPGEQGRMRSSVGGRAGGGGYNAVLMDYIWGKQQKIQVHQYPLWQHPSTTGGNSKIQTEGHPSPISSATILTQFPDPPPSQSPTGPPAHSPLMLRSKLGEFRRVTVTRTKSCGPFFPPQPLGAILLPGHPEPPHGTAVSASSSAATLYPYQPEQTAAPLACRPSHFPNPGPEDSARNLHKALALEGLRDWYLRNALGYAAPSSKEPEAGLHRRPHHPLHSSHPHPLTHQPQSVQGDHPYLHFHTPQMTLSASFHGHPLHSSRSMELSLYHDLAVKDSSADSPAPGTLV, via the exons ATGGCCACAAGTCTGAACCACAGCAGCATTAATGAGTATAACTGCAAA GTGAGCTACAAGTTGACTGGTACGACTGGGCGATCGCACTCGATGGAGGTGAAAGGCCGGCTGATTACTGCCATGGGTCTTCCAGCTCCAG AGCCTCAGAGCTGTCGGGATAGCAAGCAGCAGGCGGCTCGTCTCCTGGAGCTGCAGGAGAGAAAGCGGAGCCTTCAGTCTTTGCTGGAGAGTCGGCTGGCGGAGCTCAGACGGGTTTGCCTGCTGGAAGCG GAAATGACTGGAGAGCTTCCCAGTGAGTTCCCCTTGGAGGCCGGAGAAAGACCCCCCCTTGTGCGGACAATAATGGGAAAAGCTCACTCTGTTGCCATGCAGAATTCTAAGGAAGAG GAGGAGGTCAGTCAGAGGATGCCGAAGAAAGGACTTTTCAGTGGCGCCCTCCTCAGGCAAAAAGAGCCGGAGCAACACCACTCACACAGCAAGAGGATGGTCCACCGTGGCTGTCACACAG ATGAAGTGGTGAAGACAGAGAGCACCCCTGTTTTGAACACCATGGGCCAGGACAACG CCCAGGGGAGCCCCGACAAGCGGCTCGGTAGGAAGCCGTCCCCCGTGGAGATCTACTATGAAATGAGAAACCGGCGCAGTTCGGTGGCCAGCTCAGCCAG TCCGAGTCACTCCCTTCCGCGAAGTACGTCCAACATGGAGGGCCGGAGCGTCCCAGCCACGCCGCTGCTGTCACGGACCGCGATAACCGGCATCCACTGGAG GTCTGAAGTGCTCGGTGGACCTACAGCAGAGCAGAGTTCAGACAGCTTTGATTTCCCACAGCTGGTGCCACTGCAGGACGGGTCCTCGCCAGGTTCCTTTGACCGTGGTGGATGCCCTGGTTCCGGCACACAGGCACGCCGCAGCAACAGCTCAGAGGCCCTGCTGGACCGGTCAGCCTTTCCTGAGGATGGTGGACGTCGCACCGGAATGCCCCCCAGAGGCGGGCCGTACAAGAGTTCCGAGACACTGACGGATGGACGGCTGCGCTACGTGCTCCGAGGAAGCCCTGAAAGACACCCTGGCGAGCCTCCTGGGGAGCAGGGCAGGATGCGCTCATCGGTAGGAGGCCGTGCAGGCGGAGGGGGTTACAATGCGGTCCTCATGGACTACATCTGGGGCAAACAGCAGAAGATACAAGTGCATCAATATCCGCTGTGGCAGCACCCGTCCACGACTGGTGGGAACAGCAAAATCCAGACCGAGGGGCATCCCTCTCCAATCTCATCTGCCACCATATTGACCCAGTTTCCTGATCCACCCCCCTCTCAGAGTcccactggaccccctgctcACAGTCCACTGATGCTCCGGAGCAAGCTGGGTGAGTTTcgcagggtcacagtgacccGGACCAAATCCTGTGGACCATTCTTCCCTCCGCAGCCACTGGGGGCTATTTTGCTCCCTGGGCATCCTGAGCCCCCCCATGGCACAGCCGTCTCAGCCAGCTCCTCAGCGGCCACCCTGTACCCCTACCAGCCCGAGCAGACTGCTGCCCCGCTGGCTTGCCGACCCTCTCACTTTCCGAACCCGGGCCCGGAGGACTCAGCACGCAACCTGCACAAGGCCCTGGCTTTGGAAGGCCTCAGGGACTGGTACCTGAGGAATGCTCTGGGCTACGCAGCACCATCCTCTAAGGAGCCAGAGGCTGGTCTTCACCGTCGCCCTCATCACCCCCTGCACAgctcacacccccaccccctgacaCACCAGCCCCAGTCCGTCCAGGGCGACCATCCTTACCTTCACTTCCACACCCCACAGATGACACTGTCAGCGAGCTTCCACGGTCACCCGCTGCACAGCAG taGGTCTATGGAGCTCTCTCTCTACCACGACCTGGCTGTGAAAGACTCGAGCGCTGACTCGCCTGCTCCAGGGACCTtggtctga